In Gossypium hirsutum isolate 1008001.06 chromosome D06, Gossypium_hirsutum_v2.1, whole genome shotgun sequence, one genomic interval encodes:
- the LOC121218589 gene encoding uncharacterized protein — MARTALFHLLRSQSKQLISRNIHSGYRCRFATLSGTQYAKPNLNYATSIFSVQKRWASQAKTTEDDNKISIGPRKSKEDDEDEKDAGVVYHGPISSTIKKVKMLSLSTCCLSVSLGPVITFMTSPDMNVIVKGAVASSVIFLSATTTAALHWFVSPYIHKIRWQPGSDSFEVEMMSWLATYIPRTIKFADIRPAETNRPFVTFKANGNFYFVDAEHCHNKALLARLAPQKATHESALKNL, encoded by the exons ATGGCGAGAACTGCTCTCTTCCACTTGCTTCGATCCCAATCCAAGCAACTCATTTCCAGAAACATCCATTCAg GTTATCGTTGTAGGTTTGCAACACTGTCTGGCACCCAATATGCAAAGCCGAACCTCAACTATGCAACGAGCATTTTCAGTGTCCAAAAAAGATGGGCTTCTCAAGCTAAGACAACTGAGGATGACAACAAAATCAGCATTGGTCCTCGTAAAAGCAAAGAAGACGACGAAGATGAGAAGGATGCCGGGGTTGTTTACCACGGTCCAATTTCTTCTACAATCAAGAAAGTAAAGATGCTTTCACTTTCGACCTGCTGCCTCTCGGTATCGTTAGGCCCTGTCATTACATTCATGACTTCTCCTGATATGAATGTGATTGTGAAAGGTGCAGTAGCATCCTCTGTGATATTTCTTAGTGCTACAACAACTGCCGCACTTCACTGGTTCGTGAGCCCTTACATCCACAAAATCCGGTGGCAGCCTGGTTCAGACAGCTTTGAGGTGGAGATGATGTCTTGGTTAGCAACATATATTCCACGAACTATTAAGTTTGCAGACATCCGTCCAGCCGAGACCAACAGGCCATTCGTGACATTTAAGGCCAATGGGAACTTCTACTTTGTAGATGCTGAGCATTGCCATAACAAGGCTTTGTTGGCAAGACTCGCACCCCAGAAAGCAACTCATGAGTCAGCTCTTAAGAACTTATGA